One window of Psychrobacillus sp. FSL H8-0483 genomic DNA carries:
- a CDS encoding post-transcriptional regulator: protein MENTYEDIFTHVLPALESKKSEFEVYQYDTVTEKDIWKYCVTKKWRKQNVLSLSLYQIVNDVLSISPAEYMTFEQIQNSRTANWFSEINQEELHLLLNSKNEDK, encoded by the coding sequence TTGGAAAACACATACGAAGATATTTTTACGCACGTATTACCTGCTTTAGAAAGTAAAAAAAGTGAATTTGAAGTATATCAATATGACACGGTTACCGAAAAAGACATATGGAAATATTGTGTGACAAAAAAGTGGCGAAAGCAAAACGTTCTTTCACTATCGTTATATCAAATTGTAAATGATGTTCTTTCTATTTCACCTGCAGAATATATGACTTTTGAACAAATCCAGAATTCTAGAACTGCGAATTGGTTTTCGGAAATCAATCAAGAAGAGTTACACTTATTATTAAACTCAAAAAATGAAGATAAATGA
- a CDS encoding oligosaccharide flippase family protein: protein MSTFLRGSILLMLAIFLSKFLGFIFRMQFVRLTGEEAVGIYMTAYPAFIFFLSLIQLGIPVAMSKIIAELRARNAISQYFSVMRTSVIVTVISILAFTPFFLYVTPFISGNLLKNDAIAMTLYVSIAIVPIAAAGGILKGFFQGIARLEETAVAQLMEQIVRIILISFLLPFFLTSASPQEAAAYAMFISLLAELAALLYLKWKYNKWKNKQSYTKAKSGYPLSPLFAIALPSSGSRLFGSFTWFLEPIIFIKALAITGITAVAATTLYGVISGVLIPLVLFPSFIPYALSIVLIPAVSDAFARKNYTLLKERIHLSLKFSTLTGCYAATLFYLHGGELVSALFHVDNGTVYMKILSPIFFFYYIQSPLFSILQALNNSRAAFLNSLYGGVGKLLLLFFLASQASIQEKGAVVAIGFGVLITSFLHIASLKEKKEAQIGFSFFVLPYVVFLLTIISRPLILSIGDRPLIMDCLFTMVYLTIGLVLFRQIKRKEVAVIFKIAQSSKNRF from the coding sequence TTGTCTACATTTTTAAGAGGATCTATTTTGTTAATGCTTGCCATTTTTTTGTCCAAGTTCTTAGGTTTTATTTTTCGAATGCAATTTGTCCGCTTAACAGGCGAAGAAGCAGTAGGTATTTATATGACCGCATATCCTGCGTTCATATTCTTTCTATCGCTTATTCAACTAGGAATACCAGTTGCCATGTCCAAAATAATTGCTGAATTACGGGCGAGGAATGCTATTTCTCAATATTTCTCGGTCATGCGAACTTCTGTAATTGTTACAGTCATTTCTATTTTAGCATTCACACCATTCTTTTTGTATGTCACACCATTTATTTCTGGTAATCTTTTGAAAAATGATGCGATTGCGATGACGCTCTATGTATCGATTGCCATCGTACCGATTGCAGCCGCTGGTGGTATATTAAAAGGGTTTTTCCAAGGAATTGCTCGCCTTGAGGAAACTGCTGTAGCTCAACTGATGGAACAGATTGTTCGAATTATACTCATTAGCTTTTTACTACCATTTTTCCTCACTTCTGCTTCCCCACAAGAAGCAGCAGCTTATGCAATGTTTATATCTCTTTTGGCTGAACTTGCCGCTCTCTTATATTTAAAATGGAAATATAACAAATGGAAAAATAAGCAGTCTTACACAAAAGCTAAAAGCGGTTATCCTTTGTCACCATTGTTCGCGATTGCGCTACCATCTTCAGGAAGTAGATTATTTGGGTCGTTCACTTGGTTTTTAGAGCCTATTATTTTTATTAAAGCTCTTGCAATAACAGGCATTACAGCAGTTGCAGCTACTACACTTTATGGGGTAATTTCAGGAGTATTAATACCATTAGTATTATTTCCTTCTTTCATTCCTTACGCTCTTTCTATTGTGCTTATCCCAGCTGTCAGTGATGCTTTTGCTAGAAAAAATTACACCTTATTAAAAGAAAGAATTCATTTGTCATTAAAATTTTCTACGTTAACTGGTTGCTATGCCGCCACTCTTTTTTATTTACATGGTGGTGAGCTAGTTTCTGCACTTTTTCACGTGGATAATGGCACGGTTTACATGAAGATTCTTTCCCCAATATTTTTCTTTTATTATATTCAAAGTCCACTTTTTTCTATCTTGCAAGCATTAAACAATTCAAGAGCTGCGTTTTTAAACTCATTATATGGTGGTGTAGGAAAACTGTTATTATTATTTTTCCTTGCCTCCCAAGCTTCCATACAAGAAAAAGGTGCTGTAGTTGCGATTGGCTTTGGAGTGTTAATTACTTCATTTTTACATATCGCTTCGTTAAAAGAAAAAAAAGAAGCACAAATTGGCTTCTCGTTTTTTGTTCTCCCGTATGTAGTCTTTTTACTTACCATTATTTCTCGTCCGTTAATTTTATCCATTGGAGACCGTCCATTAATCATGGATTGTTTGTTTACCATGGTCTATTTAACAATTGGGCTAGTTCTCTTTAGACAAATTAAACGTAAGGAAGTAGCTGTCATTTTTAAAATAGCCCAATCATCCAAAAATAGGTTTTAA
- a CDS encoding lipopolysaccharide assembly protein LapA domain-containing protein, which produces MKFQWTLLLGLIFAVIIALFAVNNVGAVPVNYVFGEADWPLILVILGSALLGAMLSGTVAIYRSFVLSRKVKQLSKELEKKEVSLAALQNELLGQHTKQSEVVEKSVSLHDEKTTK; this is translated from the coding sequence ATGAAATTTCAGTGGACATTACTATTAGGTTTGATTTTTGCTGTTATTATTGCTTTATTTGCTGTAAATAATGTTGGAGCAGTACCTGTAAACTATGTATTTGGAGAAGCGGACTGGCCGCTTATTTTAGTTATTTTAGGCTCTGCCCTATTAGGTGCCATGTTGAGTGGAACTGTAGCAATTTATCGCTCCTTTGTACTTTCACGTAAGGTGAAGCAATTAAGTAAAGAGCTTGAAAAGAAAGAAGTATCTCTTGCAGCACTCCAAAATGAGCTTTTAGGACAACATACAAAACAAAGTGAGGTAGTTGAAAAATCAGTTAGCCTTCATGATGAGAAAACAACAAAATAA
- a CDS encoding DUF421 domain-containing protein → MHDILVIILRTIVLYWFILGILRLMGKREVGELSIFDLVVFLLIAEVAAFALDDPNSNFIHAIVPMVILFIIQIGVSYFSLKSKKFRDVMEGKPSIIMRDGIIVEKEMRKQRYNLDDLLQQLREQQIGSIQSVSYAFLEPSGNLSVFKKEEEQYVFPIIIDGDIQQDHLERIGKNEKWLLEELEKKSITDVKKIFYCSYEQDALYIQLKTSF, encoded by the coding sequence GTGCACGACATACTCGTCATTATTTTGCGAACGATAGTCTTATATTGGTTCATTTTAGGCATACTACGATTAATGGGAAAAAGAGAAGTCGGTGAGTTGAGTATTTTTGACTTAGTCGTCTTTTTATTAATAGCAGAAGTAGCTGCTTTTGCTTTAGATGATCCGAATAGCAATTTTATTCATGCAATAGTTCCAATGGTTATTTTATTTATCATACAAATTGGCGTATCCTATTTTTCTTTAAAAAGTAAAAAATTTCGCGACGTGATGGAAGGTAAGCCCTCGATAATTATGAGGGATGGAATAATTGTTGAGAAAGAAATGAGAAAGCAACGATACAATTTAGATGATTTGCTTCAGCAACTACGGGAGCAGCAAATTGGTTCCATACAGTCGGTATCTTACGCTTTTTTAGAACCCTCAGGTAATTTATCTGTCTTCAAAAAAGAGGAAGAGCAATACGTCTTTCCAATTATTATTGATGGGGATATACAACAAGATCATTTAGAACGAATTGGCAAAAATGAAAAATGGCTATTAGAGGAGTTAGAAAAAAAGTCTATTACCGATGTGAAGAAAATATTTTATTGTAGCTATGAACAGGATGCTTTATATATTCAACTAAAAACTTCTTTTTAA
- the recJ gene encoding single-stranded-DNA-specific exonuclease RecJ — translation MIQSQKRWRISRPDEQLVSALEQALNIPKVCAKVLVSRGFENVEDAKNFLHVTEKHIHNPFLLNGMDDLVERVQQAIDAEERIMVYGDYDADGITSTTVMMKTLESLGADVIFKIPNRFIDGYGPSERLFQEAFDEGVKLIITVDNGISGLKQIQFAKELGMDVIVTDHHEPGEELPIADIIIHPGLKDTTYPFPHLAGVGVAFKVAHALIGEMPKELFYLVAIGTIADLVSLTGENRYFVQQGIKQMQRTDSVAIEALANVSGVEISTINEETIGFMFGPRINAVGRLGEAAPGVELFLTEESNYALSIANMLNEKNKERQAIVKQITDEAIELIEQENNIQGPSVIVVGKKDWNPGVLGIVASKLVEKYYRPTIVLGFDEEKQIAKGSARSIEGFHMYKELAKNNDIIPHFGGHPMAAGMTFPLEHLEEVKARLNDQAKTCLTEEQLVPVILIDVPLEMDEISTESIDSLRKLAPFGMGFAKPVYCIENMEVGSIRKIGSAQNHVKLELKQGATVLDAIGFGKGDLADEIAPATKLSFIGDLQINEWNGRKKPQLMIQDARTNEWQLFDIRGIRQVNRWLPTIPVGQTIFVSFDEASISHFRSFIQEKVWLFKDLVEQRIHADFVTVLDLPSDEKLLVQLLEHHQWKRIYAHFYATESTYFEGLPTREQFKWYFSFLAKRKTFALKQHVHELSKHTGWSQGTINFMSKVFFELNFVRIEGGTLVLNDNIPKKDLSEAPAYHQRAKQIELEQKLLYAPYIELKQWFEERKAVQTVPEEEQIWI, via the coding sequence ATGATTCAATCTCAAAAAAGATGGCGTATTTCAAGACCCGACGAACAATTAGTTTCTGCTTTAGAACAGGCACTTAATATCCCAAAAGTTTGTGCAAAAGTGTTAGTTTCAAGAGGTTTTGAAAACGTAGAAGATGCAAAAAACTTTTTACATGTAACGGAAAAACATATACATAACCCATTTTTACTAAATGGAATGGACGATTTAGTAGAAAGGGTACAGCAAGCAATAGATGCTGAGGAACGCATTATGGTATACGGAGATTATGATGCAGATGGTATTACAAGTACAACGGTGATGATGAAAACACTGGAGTCCCTTGGTGCGGATGTTATTTTTAAAATACCGAATCGATTTATCGATGGCTATGGACCAAGTGAGCGTTTATTTCAAGAAGCATTTGACGAAGGGGTTAAACTAATCATTACAGTCGATAATGGTATTTCTGGTCTGAAGCAAATTCAATTTGCAAAAGAGTTAGGGATGGATGTTATCGTTACGGATCACCATGAACCAGGAGAAGAGCTACCAATAGCAGACATCATCATTCATCCTGGACTAAAAGACACTACGTATCCGTTTCCGCATTTAGCTGGAGTAGGGGTGGCTTTCAAGGTGGCTCATGCATTAATTGGGGAAATGCCAAAGGAATTATTTTACTTAGTAGCAATTGGAACAATTGCGGATTTGGTTTCATTGACAGGAGAAAATCGTTATTTCGTGCAGCAAGGAATAAAACAAATGCAACGAACCGATTCGGTTGCAATTGAAGCGCTCGCAAATGTAAGTGGTGTGGAAATATCTACGATCAATGAAGAGACAATTGGTTTTATGTTTGGTCCTCGAATTAACGCGGTTGGGAGACTTGGCGAAGCGGCTCCAGGGGTAGAGTTATTTTTAACCGAGGAGTCAAATTATGCATTATCAATTGCCAATATGTTAAACGAAAAAAATAAAGAACGTCAGGCAATTGTAAAGCAAATTACCGATGAGGCGATTGAACTAATTGAACAAGAGAATAATATACAAGGTCCAAGTGTAATTGTGGTTGGAAAAAAAGACTGGAATCCAGGTGTGTTAGGAATTGTTGCTTCCAAACTTGTTGAAAAGTATTATCGTCCAACTATTGTTCTTGGCTTTGATGAAGAAAAGCAAATAGCAAAAGGGTCTGCTCGAAGTATTGAAGGGTTCCATATGTATAAAGAACTCGCAAAAAACAATGATATAATTCCTCATTTTGGAGGACATCCAATGGCGGCTGGTATGACCTTTCCTTTGGAACATCTAGAAGAGGTAAAAGCACGATTAAACGATCAAGCAAAAACTTGTTTAACAGAGGAGCAATTAGTTCCCGTAATTTTGATTGACGTTCCTCTCGAGATGGATGAAATATCGACAGAATCTATAGATTCTCTTCGGAAACTTGCACCATTCGGAATGGGTTTTGCAAAGCCTGTCTATTGTATAGAAAATATGGAAGTAGGTTCTATACGGAAAATTGGATCGGCACAAAATCATGTGAAGTTGGAGTTAAAGCAAGGAGCTACAGTATTAGATGCAATTGGGTTTGGAAAAGGAGATTTAGCAGATGAAATCGCCCCGGCTACGAAACTATCATTTATCGGAGACTTACAAATTAACGAATGGAACGGCAGAAAGAAACCACAACTAATGATTCAAGATGCAAGAACAAACGAATGGCAGCTATTTGATATAAGAGGAATTCGTCAAGTGAATCGCTGGCTACCAACCATTCCTGTAGGACAGACTATTTTTGTATCCTTTGATGAAGCTTCCATTAGTCATTTCCGTTCATTCATTCAGGAAAAGGTATGGCTATTTAAGGATTTGGTGGAGCAAAGGATCCATGCAGATTTCGTAACGGTTTTAGATTTACCTTCAGATGAAAAGCTACTGGTACAGTTGTTGGAACACCATCAATGGAAGCGAATATATGCCCATTTTTACGCAACTGAGTCTACTTATTTTGAAGGGCTACCAACAAGAGAACAGTTCAAATGGTATTTTTCTTTTTTAGCAAAACGAAAAACATTTGCACTAAAACAGCATGTACATGAATTATCGAAGCATACGGGTTGGAGTCAAGGAACAATTAATTTTATGTCAAAGGTGTTTTTTGAGCTTAATTTTGTTAGAATAGAGGGTGGGACGTTGGTCTTAAATGATAATATTCCTAAAAAGGATTTATCGGAAGCACCAGCTTATCACCAACGTGCTAAACAAATAGAGCTTGAACAAAAGCTTTTGTATGCGCCATATATAGAACTGAAACAATGGTTTGAAGAGCGAAAAGCAGTACAAACCGTTCCTGAGGAGGAGCAAATATGGATTTAA
- the secDF gene encoding protein translocase subunit SecDF has translation MKTRGRIVAFLLLIVIFAGTISPTVGNVLNNIKLGLDLQGGFEVLYQVEPLKEGQKITEEVVSDTASALTSRIDVLGVSEPSIQIENGNRIRVQLAGVEDQNSARELLSTQANLTFRDSEDNIMLDGTDLKQGGAKAAFNQQGQPIVTLELKDANKFAEVTGEIAAKPAPDNVLVIWLDFEEGVDSYAAEVMKEKPKFTSAPRVSQRISSDSVEISGAFTVDETKDLSGILNAGALPVKLKEIYSTSVGAQFGEQALNSTILASIIGVAGIFIFMIFYYRLPGVIAVISLIVYIFLILVIFDWINGVLTLPGIAAIVLGVGMAVDANILTYERIREELRVGKSVKKAFDSGAKEAFSAIFDANITTLLAAAVLFFFGTSSVKGFATLLIISILVVFITAVWASRILLGLLVHSGYFDNKPGWFGISKKRIHPPEEEVDTLDLTTKFDRLDFVHNRKIFYTASIVLTIAGIVILSVFKLNLGIDFSSGTRVQINSETPLTQEIVSEKIESIGLSSEDIVLSGENGDSAVVRYKEEFSQEEIKTLKAEMTEQFGEEPTVSTVSPTVGKELAKNALYALMIAAIGIVIYVAFRFEWRMGVASIVSLIHDAFLMVAIFSILRLEVDITFIAAVLTIVGYSINDTIVTFDRIRENLLRSNKITTEEELATIVNKSLRQTLGRSVNTVLTVVLVVVALLLFGAEGIRNFSIALLIGLIAGTYSSILIATQLWFDLKVKELRKTGGIDVKKEEKTWGSDEPVV, from the coding sequence ATGAAAACTAGAGGACGCATAGTTGCGTTTTTATTGCTAATCGTAATTTTTGCAGGAACAATAAGCCCAACAGTTGGTAATGTTTTGAACAATATTAAACTAGGGTTAGATTTACAAGGTGGTTTTGAAGTTCTTTATCAAGTAGAGCCATTAAAAGAAGGTCAAAAGATAACAGAAGAGGTTGTTAGTGACACAGCATCTGCTCTAACTAGTCGTATTGACGTACTTGGTGTTAGTGAGCCTAGTATTCAGATTGAAAATGGAAATCGTATTCGCGTCCAGCTTGCTGGGGTGGAAGACCAGAATTCAGCAAGGGAATTGCTTTCTACACAAGCAAATTTAACATTCCGTGATTCAGAAGATAACATTATGTTGGACGGAACGGATTTAAAACAAGGTGGAGCAAAAGCAGCTTTTAACCAACAAGGGCAACCGATTGTTACACTAGAATTAAAGGACGCTAATAAATTTGCAGAAGTTACTGGTGAAATCGCTGCTAAACCAGCACCAGACAATGTATTGGTAATTTGGTTAGATTTTGAAGAAGGTGTGGACTCATACGCTGCAGAAGTGATGAAGGAAAAACCTAAATTCACATCTGCTCCAAGAGTTTCACAACGAATTAGTTCAGATAGTGTGGAGATTTCTGGAGCGTTTACTGTAGATGAAACAAAAGATTTATCAGGTATTTTAAATGCTGGAGCTTTACCTGTTAAATTAAAAGAAATTTACTCTACATCAGTAGGTGCTCAATTCGGAGAACAAGCATTAAATAGTACTATTTTAGCTAGTATTATCGGTGTTGCCGGTATTTTCATATTCATGATTTTCTACTACCGTTTACCAGGTGTAATAGCGGTTATTTCGTTAATCGTCTACATTTTCTTGATCTTAGTAATATTTGATTGGATTAACGGCGTACTGACACTTCCTGGTATCGCAGCGATTGTGCTCGGTGTTGGGATGGCTGTGGATGCCAATATCCTAACCTATGAGCGAATTAGGGAAGAATTACGGGTTGGTAAATCCGTCAAAAAAGCATTTGACTCGGGAGCTAAAGAGGCATTCTCCGCTATTTTTGACGCGAATATTACAACACTTTTAGCAGCGGCTGTATTGTTCTTCTTTGGTACAAGCTCTGTTAAAGGATTTGCTACTTTGTTAATCATTAGTATTTTAGTTGTGTTTATCACAGCAGTTTGGGCTTCACGTATCCTTTTAGGATTATTAGTTCATAGTGGATACTTTGATAATAAACCAGGCTGGTTTGGTATATCCAAAAAACGTATTCATCCTCCTGAAGAGGAAGTTGATACATTAGATTTAACAACTAAATTTGATCGTTTAGATTTCGTACACAACCGTAAAATTTTCTATACCGCTTCTATTGTTTTAACAATAGCGGGAATCGTTATATTGAGCGTGTTCAAATTGAATCTAGGAATTGACTTCTCTTCTGGTACTCGTGTACAGATCAATTCTGAAACTCCATTAACACAGGAAATTGTTTCCGAGAAAATTGAGAGTATCGGATTATCATCTGAAGATATTGTTTTATCTGGAGAAAATGGTGATAGTGCAGTTGTTCGTTACAAAGAGGAATTTTCTCAGGAAGAGATTAAAACATTAAAAGCAGAAATGACAGAGCAGTTTGGAGAAGAACCTACAGTAAGTACAGTATCTCCAACAGTTGGTAAAGAGCTTGCTAAAAATGCTCTCTATGCATTAATGATTGCGGCTATCGGAATTGTTATATATGTTGCGTTCCGTTTCGAATGGCGAATGGGTGTAGCTTCCATTGTTTCCTTAATACATGACGCTTTCTTAATGGTTGCTATATTCAGTATTCTACGTTTAGAAGTTGATATTACATTCATTGCTGCAGTCTTGACGATTGTTGGATATTCAATCAACGATACAATTGTAACGTTTGACCGTATCCGTGAGAACTTACTTCGTAGTAATAAAATTACGACCGAAGAAGAGCTAGCAACCATTGTCAATAAATCACTTCGTCAAACACTAGGACGCTCGGTTAATACGGTACTTACTGTTGTCTTAGTAGTTGTTGCACTTCTATTATTTGGTGCAGAAGGTATTCGCAACTTCTCCATCGCATTGTTAATCGGTTTAATAGCAGGAACATACTCTTCAATTTTAATTGCTACGCAATTGTGGTTCGATTTGAAAGTGAAAGAGTTACGTAAAACAGGTGGAATTGATGTGAAAAAAGAAGAAAAAACATGGGGTTCAGACGAGCCGGTAGTATAA
- the queA gene encoding tRNA preQ1(34) S-adenosylmethionine ribosyltransferase-isomerase QueA: protein MRVEDFDFDLPEELIAQTPLLDRTSSKLLIADYPKGIYTHEKFSAILHELNEGDCLVLNDTKVLPARLMGVKAETGASIEVLLLTQIEGDHWETLVKPAKRVKIGTKVSFGDGLLSAVCTELKEHGGRVFRFEYTGVFFEVLDKLGEMPLPPYIHEKLENKERYQTVYAKEQGSAAAPTAGLHFTDTLLDDIRAKGVKIAFVTLHVGLGTFRPVSVDSIDDHEMHAEFYRVSKETADTINEVKASGGKIVAVGTTSTRTLETVATKFDGVIKEDSGWTSIFIYPGYEFKCIDGMITNFHLPKSTLVMLVSALTERDFILSAYKEAIEMRYRFFSFGDAMFIKGRNY, encoded by the coding sequence ATGAGAGTAGAAGATTTTGATTTTGATTTACCAGAAGAATTAATAGCACAAACGCCATTACTTGATCGGACAAGCAGCAAGCTGTTAATTGCTGATTATCCGAAGGGCATCTATACACATGAAAAGTTCTCAGCCATACTGCATGAATTAAACGAAGGTGATTGCTTAGTATTAAACGATACTAAAGTACTGCCTGCTCGCTTAATGGGTGTAAAAGCAGAAACAGGTGCAAGTATAGAAGTTTTACTTTTAACACAAATTGAAGGTGACCATTGGGAAACACTTGTAAAACCAGCTAAACGTGTAAAGATTGGAACAAAAGTTTCGTTTGGCGATGGTTTATTAAGTGCGGTTTGTACCGAATTAAAAGAACATGGTGGACGAGTATTCCGCTTTGAATATACAGGAGTGTTTTTTGAAGTACTGGATAAGCTTGGAGAGATGCCTCTACCACCTTATATTCATGAAAAGTTGGAAAATAAAGAACGTTATCAAACAGTATATGCAAAAGAACAAGGTTCAGCGGCGGCTCCAACTGCTGGATTGCATTTTACCGATACTTTACTTGATGACATTCGAGCAAAAGGTGTTAAAATAGCATTTGTGACACTTCATGTAGGACTTGGAACATTCCGACCAGTAAGTGTCGATTCGATTGACGATCACGAAATGCATGCAGAGTTTTATCGAGTTTCTAAAGAAACGGCCGATACGATAAATGAAGTGAAAGCTTCTGGTGGTAAAATTGTTGCAGTTGGTACAACTTCTACACGAACACTAGAAACCGTAGCTACAAAATTTGACGGTGTTATAAAAGAAGATAGTGGATGGACATCGATTTTCATTTACCCAGGATATGAATTTAAATGTATCGATGGAATGATTACAAATTTCCATTTGCCAAAATCGACACTAGTTATGCTTGTAAGTGCTCTGACAGAAAGAGATTTTATATTGTCTGCTTATAAAGAAGCAATTGAGATGCGTTACCGATTCTTTAGTTTTGGGGATGCAATGTTTATAAAAGGAAGGAATTATTAA
- the yajC gene encoding preprotein translocase subunit YajC: MDTLVGLLPIIAMFAVMWFFIIRPAQKRQKNTASMQNSLKRGDQIITVGGLHGKIDAVDDQTIFITVADGTRLQFERVAVGRVVSES, encoded by the coding sequence ATGGATACATTAGTTGGTTTATTGCCGATTATCGCGATGTTTGCTGTGATGTGGTTTTTTATCATCCGACCAGCACAAAAACGTCAAAAAAACACAGCTTCAATGCAAAATAGTCTAAAACGTGGGGACCAGATTATTACGGTAGGTGGTTTACACGGAAAGATAGATGCAGTGGATGATCAAACAATTTTTATCACGGTTGCGGACGGAACTCGTTTACAATTCGAGCGCGTAGCAGTTGGACGAGTTGTTTCAGAGTCTTAA
- the tgt gene encoding tRNA guanosine(34) transglycosylase Tgt, which produces MTAITYELIKKDKQTGARLGIVHTPHGSFETPTFMPVGTQATVKTMAPEEIKEMDAGIILSNTYHLWLRPGNDIIREAGGLHKFMNWDRAILTDSGGFQVFSLSDMRKIEEEGVHFRNHLNGDKLFLSPEKSMQIQNDLGSDIMMAFDECPPYPATFEYMKASVERTSRWAERCLTAHTNTDKQGLFGIIQGGEYEELRKQSAKDLLSLDFPGYAIGGLSVGEPKDVMNRVLDFTTPLMPDNKPRYLMGVGSPDSLIDGAIRGVDMFDCVLPTRIARNGTFMTSKGRLVIKGAAFARDFGPIDEKCDCYTCKNYSRAYIRHLFKADETFGLRLASYHNLHFLMNLMKDVRQAIREDRLLDFKEEFFEEYGYNKPNAKNF; this is translated from the coding sequence ATGACAGCAATCACATATGAATTAATAAAGAAAGACAAACAAACAGGAGCTCGTCTTGGAATAGTGCATACACCACATGGCTCTTTTGAAACACCAACTTTCATGCCAGTAGGAACACAAGCTACCGTGAAAACAATGGCTCCAGAAGAGATTAAAGAGATGGATGCTGGGATTATTTTAAGTAATACGTACCACTTATGGCTTCGCCCAGGTAATGATATTATTCGTGAAGCTGGTGGCCTGCATAAATTTATGAACTGGGACCGTGCTATTTTAACGGATTCTGGTGGTTTCCAAGTATTTAGTTTGAGTGATATGCGTAAAATTGAAGAAGAAGGCGTTCATTTCCGTAATCATTTAAATGGAGATAAATTATTTTTAAGTCCTGAAAAGTCCATGCAAATTCAAAATGACTTAGGTTCTGATATTATGATGGCATTTGATGAATGTCCTCCATATCCAGCTACATTTGAATATATGAAAGCTTCTGTAGAGCGTACATCTCGCTGGGCAGAGCGTTGTTTAACGGCGCATACAAATACAGATAAGCAAGGGCTATTTGGAATTATTCAAGGTGGGGAATACGAGGAATTACGTAAACAATCTGCAAAAGATTTACTTTCTCTTGACTTTCCAGGCTATGCAATAGGTGGCCTTTCTGTAGGGGAACCAAAAGATGTGATGAACCGTGTACTAGATTTTACAACACCTTTAATGCCTGACAATAAACCTCGCTATTTGATGGGAGTTGGATCACCGGACTCACTTATTGATGGTGCAATTCGCGGAGTCGACATGTTTGATTGCGTGTTACCGACACGTATCGCCCGTAATGGCACATTCATGACTTCGAAAGGTCGTTTAGTTATTAAAGGAGCGGCATTTGCTAGAGACTTTGGACCAATTGATGAAAAATGTGATTGCTATACTTGTAAAAATTATTCAAGAGCATATATTCGTCACTTATTTAAAGCAGATGAAACGTTTGGTCTACGTTTAGCTTCTTATCATAATCTTCATTTCTTAATGAATTTAATGAAAGATGTGCGTCAAGCTATCCGTGAAGATCGTTTACTTGATTTCAAAGAAGAATTTTTTGAAGAATACGGTTATAATAAACCAAATGCAAAAAATTTCTGA
- a CDS encoding adenine phosphoribosyltransferase, with protein sequence MDLKQYVTIVEDWPKPGIRFKDITTIMDNGEAYKYATDQIVEYAKQVDADIIVGPEARGFIIGCPVAYALGVGFAPVRKEGKLPREVIRAEYGLEYGKDVLTMHKDSVKPGQRVLIVDDLLATGGTIEATIKLVEELGGVVVGCAFLIELTYLDGRDKLKDYNICTLMQY encoded by the coding sequence ATGGATTTAAAGCAATACGTAACAATTGTAGAAGATTGGCCAAAACCAGGCATTCGTTTTAAAGATATTACGACAATTATGGATAATGGCGAAGCCTACAAGTATGCGACGGACCAAATTGTTGAATACGCAAAACAAGTGGATGCTGATATTATAGTGGGACCTGAAGCACGTGGATTTATTATCGGGTGTCCAGTTGCTTATGCACTTGGTGTAGGCTTTGCACCAGTTCGTAAAGAAGGAAAGCTTCCTCGTGAAGTAATTCGTGCTGAATATGGCTTAGAATATGGAAAAGACGTATTAACGATGCATAAAGATTCTGTTAAGCCTGGACAACGAGTTCTTATTGTTGATGATTTATTAGCAACTGGTGGAACAATCGAAGCCACGATTAAATTAGTAGAAGAATTAGGCGGAGTTGTTGTAGGGTGTGCATTCTTAATCGAACTAACATACCTAGATGGTCGTGACAAATTAAAAGATTACAATATTTGCACATTGATGCAGTATTAA